ATGCCGGTGAAATCGGCAGTCTCAACAAGTTCAGAGTCGTCATGTTCGTAGTCGTGGGTCTCACTCTTCTCCTGGAAGGCAACTGAGGGAGTGGTTTCTTGTGGAGCGCCTTGCTCTGAATCTGTCTGTGAGGCCTTTTTCTGGCCGTTTGCAACAGCCATGAATTCTGTGATATCTGCAGACTCAGATTCTTCGCCTGGATTTTCATCTCTGGCACCCTGTACACCCACTGAGAGTTTTTGGTTGGCCGTGCCTATATCGGCAGAATCATCATCGTTGTGGTCGTAATCGATCTCAGACATAGCATCTTCCTGTTGCATGTTAGAGCCGGGGGTGAGGGATGCGACTGGAGTACTACCGGTATTCCTATCCGCAGTAGTTCCGTTTGTACCCAACATGATCTCAACCTCGGGTATCTTCGCCGAGGATAAGCTGTCTGGCTTGACATGCTCGAAAACGGCGACGCTGCTTTCCATATAAAAGCCCTCTTCTGCATCATCGGGAGGTATCCCTTCAGTTGAGTCATTCCCCCCTTCGTTCTCGTGTTCCTCGGGTTGCGTGCCTTCGAGGTCGAGGCcgggcggatcgtgcctatCCTCGGTCACCAATTCGTCGCCGTCGAAATCTATTCCCCCTAGGTCTTGCTCCTCCAAATCGGTATGGTCGCCTCCGCTTTCCATGTGGCTTATCTCATTGAGTTCAATTTCGCCATCGATATGGCCCGGATGGGCAGTGGTGAGCAAGTCCACAGACATAGCGGTGCACAGCCGTACACGTCAAATCCCTAGTGCGGGAGGCAAATAATTCGCGTTTTGCACGATAACCAAAGCAATGAACAGTATTCGGTACTAGGCCGTATCTGTCCCTAATGGGTATCGTTGGGCTCGTTACTGCCGACAGAGGCCAGATGGGTGCAAACAAGTCGGCTCAGTTGAATACAGTTCAGGAACTGTGCAGACTCGTACTCGGTAGTTGTCGATGACAAATGGATTCAGAGGACAGTTTCGCGAGCATTTGAATTAAAATAGATAATCTTGGGCGATCTGGAATCTAGGGACGTGGTCTGGCCTTTATTGGCAGATGGCTGGTAGGGGAGTTGCTCCGTAAGGTAGTGAAATAAAATCAGTAGACCTTGGGTTGGAATAGCATAAatcagcaagcaagcaattaATCTTGCAGCGGTGTTGGTTGACAAAGCGGCGAAAACGGATTTGATGCTACTGCCTAAGCACAGCGCTTATCCCAAAGTAGACTAGTGTGAACCCTCTTGCTGGAGCTTCCACCCCACCATCGACAACCCATGCCTGCCATGCTGAGATAAGCCACATATGCTGGGCAGGAAGAGGACACCTCAAAGTCTCAAGTTTGGGTTAAGGTTGGGTAGGCGGTGATAGAACTGCCCCCCTTTGGTATGCAAGCCGCATATTGAATTCGCGGCCTCTCGTTCGCGATAGTCTGTCCATTTCATATTCCCGAGCACCAATCAGCAAGACATATACAGACAACCCCAAGACAACTGCGAAAATGGTGAGAAACTCCGAGCATTATATTCAATTGCCCGCCATAGCTTGCTCTCCTCCACTAACAGAGCTCTGTGTTCATTTCTCCAGGTGGTCCTCGCAGCTTCAATCTGCACTCGCGGCGGCAAGGCTGTCCTGTCGAGGCAGTTCCGCGAGATGCCCCGGTCGAGGATAGAAGCTTTGCTCGCCTCGTTCCCAAAGCTTGCCGACAGTGGTACCCAGCACACGACCGTTGAGCAGGACAATGTTCGATTCGTCTACCAGCCCCTCGACGAGCTCTACATGGTTCTCATCACGAACCGTCAGTCCAACATCCTTCAGGATATCGACTCCCTGCACCTTTTCGCACAGGTTGTGACCAGCACTTGCAAGAGCTTGGACGAGCGGGAGATTCTCAAGAATGCCTACGAACTCCTTAGCGCCTTTGACGAGCTGGTTACTCTGGGCTACAGGGAGAACTTGACCATTAGCCAGATCAAGACCTTCCTCGAGATGGAGAGTCACGAGGAGCGCATCCAGGAGATTATTGCGAGGGTATGCTTCCCGCCCAAAAGAAGTGGTCATAAGGCAGCCCCGGTGTGGGTTGGTTTAGTTCAGTGCAGTCAAGGTGCTAACCTCCTCATAGAACAAGGAACTCGAGGCCACGGAGGAGCGCAAGAGGAAGGCCAAGCAGCTGGAGATGCAGCGTAAAGAGTCTGCTCGCAGTGGTAGGCCCGGCGGCGCACAGAGAGCACCAGTCTACCCGACATATACACCTCCGTCTCGCCCTGCAGTCACAGACACCTATGACACGTACGAGGCTGAGAAGAACAAGTCAAAGTATGGCTCGGTTGCACCCACAAGCATATTTTTGTTTAGACCCGCAACTAACACACCTATAGATTCACTGCACCAAAGGGCAAGGGCATGCAGCTTGGCAAGAAATCCAAGACGACGGATATGTTCGAGCGGGTGCGCGGAGATATGGGCAACGAGATCGACGATACGCCGCTTGTTGCTCCCACAGCTTCCGCCGCACCCCTCGCTTCGGAGCCGCCGCGCCGGCAATCTGTTGGCACGGACCGCGATTCTATCCATATCACCGTATCAGAGAATATTACTGCCAAGATCTCAAGGGAAGGCACACTAAATTCGCTGGGTGTCAAGGGTGACTTGAACCTGCGGGTATCGGACCCGACGATGACCAAGATCAAACTGCAGCTTGTGGCCAACCCGACGCACGGTGCCCAATTCCGGACACATCCTAACGTAGACCGCAACCTTTTCAACAGCTCTAAGGTCATCCAAATGAGCAAGGCTGATAGGGGCTTCCCCGTCAACAACTCAGTCGGTGTGCTGAGGTGGATGGCGACGCCGAAGGCAGACGACACTAGTGCGCTTCCGATCAGCTTCACCGTCTGGGTCAACAAGGGCTCTGATGGAAACTGCACATTAACGGTCGAGTACGAACTCACTGGAGGAGACGAGCTCAGGGACGTCAGCGTCTCCATCCCATACTCGAGCACAGAGCCGACGGTGTCGAGCTTTGATGCCACGTATGAGGTGTCCGGAGACAACCTTGAGTGGGCGATTGGCACGGTCAATGAGGAGAATGCCAATGGCTCATTTGAGTTTGAGGCAATGGCCGACGATGAAAACGAGTTTTTCCCGATGCAGGTCCGGTTCTCCAAGACGACCCCATTTGTTGACGTGGATGTAAGTCTAATTCATCTCACTTGTGCCAATTTTCATACGCGCGCCATGCCCATGATAACTTTAACTGACTGTGGGAACTCTTGATAGATTTCGTCGGTGACGCTCCTTGAAATGAACGAGGAAGTCACTTTCTCAAAAGACGTGAGGTGTACTGCCGACACTTACTTGATCGAATAGTCGGATGGTTTTGGCCTGGGTGTGTGTTTTTGGAGGCCGGCGCTTGGAGTCTTAAGAATTGGTCGACAAAAAGGCACAACCGGTTTATCGGCCTGTCCAGATAGAGGTAGCAAGATAACATAAACCTTGGATTACGTATGGCGCCTTGAGAGAACTAAGGTTTATGTGTCCTTTCAATCCCATGTTATGATCTGTCCTGGAAGGTTAGGCCTGCATATTGTGGCTCGCTGCAGACTGCGGCAAAGCTCTCCTCCTGAGATTTTGCGGCACCAAGAGAAAACAACAAGCTAACAGGATTCTACACGGCCAGACACGGGATGCTACTCAACAACAATCTAGCTTTCGACCGCCATTTCAAAACATTCCGAAGACGTCGTCTTGGATCCCTGCCCTTCCTCTTTACCAACGGCACGATGCTATCGGGTTGCTGCCGTCATTACCGCCATCACATACCATAGCTCCCCACAACTCGGGATCGCCATAAATATAAGCCCTGATGAACGCTTCAGTGCCTACGCTAAATGGTAACAGTAATAGTAATGGTAATGGTAATaatggtgatggtggtgggTAACGGTACCCGGTGCATTTGTTCACAGTATGGCTTGAAAAAAGCGATGTTGGATGACGGATCGTGGGTTATTTTTAACGTAGCGCTATATTCGAATTTTACGGGCTTGGGTATGTGGCGCATCTCTTGTCTTGCTATGAAGGCCGTCTCGTCTAAAAAGAATATGTGATTAATGCCTCGTAACTGATTGGATAGTAGGCTTACTACTGCGTGCAAAGTAGAGAGGCTTCTTCTCAGCTTCGAGAGATGCTTGAGCAGTCAGATGTGGAATTGTGCACATGAGTCCCGTCGTTTTATCCCGTAGACctgacgaggatgagggGAGAAGAAAAGGAGTACAGTTTCATTAAAGAAGGTGAGATTTATATACTCATAACAGCACATGTATATTAATATCCTGACCCAGTCACCCATCCCTCGAGTTTTACATTACTCTTTTGCGCCGCGATAGAGCGCAAATGAGCCCTCGATGCTCTTGATCTTCTCGATACTCCTCAGCCAACCTGGTGATGTCTCCAAGCGCGACATGTACGCCCAGACCCGGGGGTACTCCTGCTCGGGCTTCCAGTTGCCAAGCTTGGGATACGCCGGCTTGTTCACCAGGATGACAAAGGACAGGGCTACGTCGCCGGCGGTGAGGTTTGGACCGCAGAGATAATCGCCGCCTGAAGTCTCGAGTTGCTTTTCCAGAAAGGCAAAGTGTTTCTTCATGTTCGGCAGGATCAAGAAGTCGGTAACCTTGTTAGCAACTGCGTTTGTGATGGGTCGCACCAGGAAGGGCACGCGTGGGCCTCTGATGCCTGTGTTTGAATGTTTGTTAACGACAAACACGCGTACGAGCTAATTGAGACGAtattcaaaaaaaaaaaaaaaaaaaaaaaggccgcaCATACCATTCAGAACGAGATTCATCAACATGTAGGGCATAAAGCTACCCTCGACGTAGTGAAGCAAATGCTGACACCTCATATACTCCTCGGTCTCACCACCAATTAGGCCCTCTGAGCCCTCCTTCCAGCGCTTAGGGACGAGCGTCTTGTCGTTGCCAAAATGCTCAGTCATGTACTGCGTGATGAATCCCGTCTCGGCAAGCACGATAGGGGCTTTGCCGGAGCCAGGCGTCTCAATGGTGATGACCGGAGACTTGCCCAGAGGATGAATTTTGGTCAGCTCGGGGGGTGCCAGCATGTCCGGGCCCCGATGGTAAATCTCCAGCTCATACGggacctcgagctcctcgagcagcCAGAGGATGCTTTGTGCGCGCGACCCATTGAGCCTGCAAGTTGTACGTGGTGAGTGGGGTTAGTATGTTGGCTTGGCAATGTCAACTCGTTTCGGTTCTCGACTTGCCAATGGAGCTTGATAATTGGGCCGTTTTGAGACGGTTCCATGGTTGGTACTGTCTGGTCAGGTACGGGTTCTGTCCTGAGAAGGTTTTGAGACTTTGACATCTTTGCGACTGTCTGATCAGATACGACTTATGTTCTGAGAAGTTGCCTGCTAGGTTTGAGAATTGTGGGCAAAGCTGTTGCCCTTGAGGTGTCTGACTCCCACTCCGGATTACGCCCAGGGTTTTTATGAGCGGCAAGATTGAAGGTCGGTAGCCGAGGAGCCTCCCTAGGTATTTATTATGATGTCAGCGTATCATCTGCAGACTCGAGCGGATTAATCTCGCAGATTCTTATTTCCATCCCGGGGTGATTAAGCCCCGATAAAGGGAAGCATTAACACCGTCGAGGTTAAGATTGCTTACCTCGGCTGCAGCCCCACCAACTCAAAAGGAAAAACTCTTAGATAGCGCCAATCTTATGAGTGGACAGGCGAACATCAAAGTTTGATTGAACCAGGCCCGAAACCATACCCTGGGTAGCATCACGTGTTAATGCTGTCACAAAATCGCTTGTGAACGCAATGCCGATCTTGTCACATCTGCCGGGATCTAGTCTTCTCCCGAGCGGGGCGGTGCTTTTGTCGCCGGCATATCCCACCGCCGCGGTTGTCGCCGAGGTGGAGCATAGACATTGCCAAAGTACTTGTGTGTTCGGTGATCGCCGACCGATTCCGGTTCCGGACGCGGGTGCGACTTGATAGGTGGGACTGGGAACGGCACCGACTGAGCTAGAACCAGATCTCGGAACCTCAACTCTCCCACTCGGGTCCGCGCATCGAGCATCTCGCCCGGCAACCAAGAAGCAAGTTGACAATGACAACAAGGAGTTGATTGAAGTACGCCCCATGCAGACACAACTTCTCAAAGATTTGATCCGGGAAACTGCCATGGCCGTTTTCGCCGTCACAAAGAAGACATTGGCGGGATACAACGCTGTGGAAGGAAGGACGAAAGCCCAATTCCTATTCGGACGCCATGCGAATGCCTGATGCGGACGGCGGGCAACTTTCGGTAGACGATGAAGACACATTCAATCTCAGTGGCCTAAAGTTCATCTATCCGCGGCCAGTCAGTCTGCAGACTGCCGGTCAGAGAGCGGCCGCGACGATGTGATCGATATTCTTGTGCAGAATGTATATTCGCCAATGAGGTAACCCGTCGAGGCAAAAGGTGCGCTCGATCGAGGCCACTGGCAGCCGAATGACCGGCCGAGGGCTTTCGAGGAGGCGCGTTAACAAAACATCGTAAAATGTCATATCAATACCTAATTATCTCCGGTTGCAGCAAATATCTTCCACAACAGCGCCACCTGCAGCGCGGTCAGCCATCTAGGGGTGTTCATCCCTGCTTATGTTTCTCGAGGCCTGTtaagtaaggtaggtagtgcTTGGGGTATGGCCGCAGCAGCAAACTGACTCTGCCCTCTTCACCAATGTCAACGGAGTAAACGCCTAACAAGGTCCACTCCCGCATTTAAATGGGCGTTGCCATCGACCGGATGGCTCCAATAACGAGTTCAGAAGGTTTGCTTTCATAAACCACAGTTATCCTCTTTCGAGTGTCATCATCCAAGCCGCGCCCAGCATAAAACTCGCCGGTCTGCTTGCTGGTCAGTGTGACCGTGAATGTAGAACCAGGGACCAGATCGTCCGATTTGGCCAATGTGTCGTCTCTTCGATATTTGTATAAGAGTTACAGCAACCCACACAACCCATAGCAAAACCAGCCCGAGAAGCATACGAGCAAGACGAGCCTGAAGTCGGGTAGAGGCCGATTTCCGGGTTGATCATAAAAGCAACCTTGAAGAATGCCGCCGATAATATCCCCAAGCGGATAATAGGAACGAGGCCAGGAGGTTGACTTATAAGTACCAGGATCTCGTTTAGTCTGGCCGGTCTATACTCTTCCCAGCGGGCGGCGTGGTAGATGGAGACAATCAAAAGGGGATGCAGAAGGATTGGCTCGCGCACGCCTGCTGGGGATTTCGGTAGGTATATCATGGTGGGGATATGTGCGCACCACCAGACCAGTACCAAAAGGCATTTTGGATGGAGGAGATGATTGGTAAAAGATGTCCTGGTGTCATTGTAAAAGCCCATATTGACGGCGGTTGCTGGTCGCTAGCAAAGTATGGCTTTGCCAGCAGAGCAAAGCAGTCCAAAAAAAATTCAATAGGTGGTGGCCCGAAGAGTGTTTTTCAGCTGAGAGTAAGAAGGTTTGGGGAGGGAGGAGGGAAGCTTAAAGATAAGAGCGAAAAAGCATTTTATTGGTGAACCGAGCCCGATCGTGGAAACTCCGGGGGACACGTAGAATATACATAATCAGAAAGTTGTCACGCCGTTGCAGCTGCGCGGTCAAGGTTAATAATACTTGAGGTTTTGTCGTCCGCAGCCGGTCTACTATGTAGCAGTCTCGCTACTCAATCTGCCTCCTGCATAATGATAGGTACTTCCCCGGGTACACACACGGCCTTATGTCAACACGCACTGTGATAATGCTGAAAAGCATGCGCGTCGCAACCATGAATTAACTTGTTGAAAATAGTCCCCCCTTGAATCGTCAACATCCACGCTTAATCACTCATTCTGTCCCTAGTAAACCAGTGTAGGGATGACCAAACAGGGGAAAGATTAGCAAAATAAACTAGGTCGATagaaaagcaaaaggaaCAACAAATACCGAAGTGAATGAGAGAGTAAATAAGGCTTAAAAGAACAATAGGCGGGGATGTAAACATGTACATAGCCTGTTAGACATATACGAGGTTCAGATGTTTAATGCGCAGGATTGGTGGGGTGATATGGTACTACGTAAATgccaggcaggtaggtaggtaggtacctacctatgtaccTAGCTAAACGATCATGATTGCTCTTTAGTCTGTCCCATGTTATATCACAGCAATACCAAGGCATTATTGCTGTACTGTGTACCGCCTTCCACTCCGCTATACATGCCATCGCTATCAAAACATGTGGAACTCGTCCGGTACGGCAAACACCTTATAAGTAATCCTGTCTCTCCCCAGTAGGCAAATTCTGGCTGGCACCTTGCCTCTGACATTGCTGGGCGCCTTGATCTCCATCCACACCGGCACGAATTTACTACCCTGGGCCTGCTCAGAGACCTCCAGCCTAGAAGTGGCGCCCATAATATCCTCAACTCTCATTAGAGTAGCAACGGGTGCAGTTCCTTCCTTGTGAGGGACATAGGCGCCACCTTCAGGCGACTTGAGCGGGATGCGAAACAAGAAAGGCAATGCCCCTGTATGGGTTGCTTCTCTGTTAGTTGACATCTGCCCCAAGACTCTTTTTAAAATTTTGGGGCAACCTTTACTTGCCATCAGGATGCCATAGCACTAGGAGCACGTCTGCGTTCAAGAAACCAAAGTCCACCAGCTTTCCTCCAGTCAAGGCTACCGAGTACACGTCCGTGGTGACTGTGCTGCTGATGCCGTTGATGATGCTAACCTTGGTGCGGAATATATGCACTTGTTCGAGGAGAGAATTTAACAGTGGTTAGCCTCTCCAAGCACACTGGGTGGTTTCTTCGGTAGCTGGTCTTACATTCATTTTGTCGCTCTTGCGACGACATGGCGGTGTATGTCTGTCCATCAACGGAATTCTGGTATAGTCTCAGtattttcttctccttgagAGCCAGCTGTGTTTTTGGTAACATACCTGCTGATAAAGTGGGCAAACATGCATTTCGTGCTTACGAATGGGCCCGCCGATGGTCAGTGACGTTGGTGTGCCGAATCGT
The Pyricularia oryzae 70-15 chromosome 1, whole genome shotgun sequence DNA segment above includes these coding regions:
- a CDS encoding coatomer subunit delta; amino-acid sequence: MVVLAASICTRGGKAVLSRQFREMPRSRIEALLASFPKLADSGTQHTTVEQDNVRFVYQPLDELYMVLITNRQSNILQDIDSLHLFAQVVTSTCKSLDEREILKNAYELLSAFDELVTLGYRENLTISQIKTFLEMESHEERIQEIIARNKELEATEERKRKAKQLEMQRKESARSGRPGGAQRAPVYPTYTPPSRPAVTDTYDTYEAEKNKSKFTAPKGKGMQLGKKSKTTDMFERVRGDMGNEIDDTPLVAPTASAAPLASEPPRRQSVGTDRDSIHITVSENITAKISREGTLNSLGVKGDLNLRVSDPTMTKIKLQLVANPTHGAQFRTHPNVDRNLFNSSKVIQMSKADRGFPVNNSVGVLRWMATPKADDTSALPISFTVWVNKGSDGNCTLTVEYELTGGDELRDVSVSIPYSSTEPTVSSFDATYEVSGDNLEWAIGTVNEENANGSFEFEAMADDENEFFPMQVRFSKTTPFVDVDISSVTLLEMNEEVTFSKDVRCTADTYLIE
- a CDS encoding glutathione S-transferase I, coding for MSKSQNLLRTEPVPDQTVPTMEPSQNGPIIKLHWLNGSRAQSILWLLEELEVPYELEIYHRGPDMLAPPELTKIHPLGKSPVITIETPGSGKAPIVLAETGFITQYMTEHFGNDKTLVPKRWKEGSEGLIGGETEEYMRCQHLLHYVEGSFMPYMLMNLVLNGIRGPRVPFLVRPITNAVANKVTDFLILPNMKKHFAFLEKQLETSGGDYLCGPNLTAGDVALSFVILVNKPAYPKLGNWKPEQEYPRVWAYMSRLETSPGWLRSIEKIKSIEGSFALYRGAKE